The Raphanus sativus cultivar WK10039 chromosome 2, ASM80110v3, whole genome shotgun sequence DNA segment TAAATTTGCGGTCAAAACAATTAAACATTTGGATTTAGTAGCCCAATGGtacattacttttttttttcctcgcCCAATGGTACATTGCATATTGCTCTTTATAGTACTGCAAATAGATGCCCAATGGTACATTGCATATTGCTCTTTATAGGATTGTAAATGGAAAGTTATGAAGATATTTTCATATCagttgttgtttttcttttaattttcttaaagaaTTTTTCTCATAAGTTATGTCTttcatattttagtattatattttctatgtttcgTTTTATCTATCTTCCATTTGATTGTGTATTTACTCATGACCAAtaacacaaattttttttttaaaaaaaaattgtaattaatcTTATATAAACATAGTCAAATTAGTTTAATCTGTCATTGTATAACATTTCAAATATGTCACTGCATTTTTATCTTTACAAtacatataaaccaaaaaattataatctacTTTAGTCTATTCACCCCGTGCAAGGCGCGATCATCACCTACGATCATCACCTAGTAGTTGTAGTAATATATAGGACTTCCCCCACAAtaccattattattatttttacagctattaatatttttattggtaCAGAAATTAACACGAAAATAAGTATATActccatatattatatatgtctataatataaaaatcaacTTTTCCACAaagtaaggaaaaaaaaacaaagatcagCTCTACTaaagggagaaaaaaaaacaaattatagtGTCAGATAATTCTTATATGCCTTATTCTTGATTTATGAACAGAGAGAATCGATTCAGACATCCAGACATAAAACTATACATGTCCTGATCATACGAAAACAAGAACCAGTTGAtagatatatgaatatatatagttACACTCGATTTTCAGGCAATCCGATGGACAAGTCAGTTTCGACATCCGATATGTTCATGTTACCACAGCCACACGAAGGTGCGCTCTTCTCACTCTTCATACTCCTCGACTGCATCCACAAGGACTGCGCTTCAAACTGTAATCATAACACAGTATTCTCCATCAAATCCATGAAAGAAGAAAACTCAAGAGTGAGAAAGGGAAAAAGTTAAGGTCcgtgtttaaaatttattctaaTACATGTCCTTGGATTATGTATATGCGTGTGTACCATTTGCCGCAGCCCACTTCCCTCGTTGAAGACCTCTTTCTCTTTGGCAATCTAATGGAGTAAAGCCACCACATTTCACAAGGAGAATACTAGAAAtaaaatcacttaaaaaaaatagtaatagtacCTCTGCTTTTAGTTTCTCTATCTTATATTCATTTAACTTAGCCTGCAAAATTCGTCCAATCCGGAATCATGAGCTCATCATTTCAATTTTGACGACTCTCAGTTGAACACATTATTATGACAACATAATACTAAGATTGTAATGATGAGaataaaagtaattttatttatttgtgttttcATTAGTACTCATTGCATATATAGACTACCTTTCTTGATCTGACATTAGTAAGGCTTTTCTCAATTTTGGTACTTATCTCGTTGAGTTCCTCCACCGAACAAGAATCCAGATCTTGTCCCATCAGCTTCCTTAAGATGTTGTCGGAGTATAGATACAATCATATAATCATATCGAGAAACAATAGATAAGCAGTTTATGTACATACTGAAAAATCAGAAACTTACCGGCTATGAAGTTGAAGAAGTTCAATCTTGTCCATCATTATAACCATTTCATTCTTGAGCTCTTGCACATATTGCTGTTTTTGGAGATTTTCTGCCCCAGTATACTCGTTCCTTTGTATCTCACATCTCTCTATCATCTTCTGCATGCTGTATAAATTTCCAAGAAACTCTTCACAATTAACTATTATTAGCATATACAAAGTAAATTTGCAAAATTCATGTGTTTGTAGACATTGTTCTAAATTGAAAATGTTAGTCCAGCTTCAAGTCAGCTGTCCTAGTATTTAAATACACGTTCTAGTCACACTTGACAAGTCTCATGATTAGTATAATGAAAAACTACGAAAGATCTCCCAAGCGGAGATAATATACATCTTAACATTTTCATTATGTTTTCGACCTAACCGGGCGAAAATGCTAAACATTTGAGACACCAGTGTGTAAATATGCATCTTTTAATTGGTGGAACTTGGTTCATATATTATCTACTTAGTCACCAACAATATTTATGCATAGCCTTTTTTATTAACAGATTTATTTTGCTTCAAATGGCTAAATCAATTAAGCTTTAAATTAACGAAATGAACTTTtgtattatagattttttgcTTGCTTATTTAAGCTCGCATCAGTTATTGCCAATTGCTAACAAAAGAGATTATGATCGTTGGTAGTAGAACAGTTAACCAAAAGGCTACAGTATAATATATGGTCTGGCAAAATGATCAATGGTGTGGTTTGATAATCGTTAATTGTACGCTTGGCCATTGTTGCACCACCCACACTCAAGAATCCTGAAAACTATATAGGACTAAAGTTTGAGACCATGTATACGAGTTATTTCATACATCATACAGTTTCCTGTTCTTAAAACGGTCTAATTGTACTTTTAGGGTATTTATTCTATGGCATTATAAGTGGATCACTGAGTTTTTTTATTACTATAATAACGTCTCAAGTGGTTTCAGCATAAGTTCCAATGTATACTAGGTTCAAAGTTCAAGAACGTATTTTTGGGAAAGCCCTAAATCACTTGCTCGTGCTTGAAGAAGAACTTGATATAAGTTAACAAACACATTTAGTCAATTAATTcggttttgttttaattttttaaataaattttcgtggtactttaaaaaaattgtatctaaAGAAAATCAAAGCACTTTCAAAGAGCATGCTTTGGGGAAAATCAAACCCAAGAGCTGCAAATCTAGAAATCCCTAGTACGATTACTGAAAATAGACTGACTACAGAAACAAACATTACCGAAGTAAGCAATAACTAAACATCACAAGTTATTGAGCGTTGGATCACATTTCACAAATGATAGATACTTACTTGGAGCTGGCGAAATCATATAATTTTCCGTTCTTAGAAAAGACAATGGCGGCGACTTGAGCATCGCATAGAACAGAAAGCTCATGGGCCTTCTTGAAGAGACCTTTCCTACGCTTGGAGAACGTGACTTGTCTACTCGTCAAGTTCTCGATTCTTTTGATCTCGATCTTCCCTCTCACCATCTTCCTGCCAAGATTAATGAATCCTtaagaaaccctaaaatctGAACGATTGTTAActgagaaaggaaaaaaatcagTATCTTACAAAGGGGGAACTTACTTGGATCTGAATCCCAAACCAAAAAAAGGTTTCTTGGAAACAAGAGGGAGATATCTAAAGAGTAGATCAGTTGTAACCCAAAAGTCAAAGTGAAAACTtcttgaagaagaaaaaaagttgcaaaatctgaaaaaaataaagaaacctCACAAATACCCTTTTTACTAATTTGACAAGATTGGCTTCAAAAGAACAGAAATCTGTGTAGACCTAAACAAGCCGACCAAGAAAATCTGGGATATGAAcaaggaatattttttttacaagaaaagaaaaagagagatgtATAAGTGGAAATGGCAATAAAATTGGTGAGAAGAGAAATGAATGGAAAAGTCGTAAAGTCTCTCTTTCGTTTACCTCTCTAGTACTCCTTACGCAGGGGCTCAAACCCTAAGTCAACAAGTCTTGCTTTTGCTCTCTGATGTAATAAGGCTCGGATTTTTCTTACTTGTTATTTTTGCGGATGGACTTCGATTATCCAAGTTGCCAGAcgcaaacttaaaaaaaaaataggtatATCACTATATTTGTTAAGCTTTCTGATAAAGAACTGCCCATAGAAATGAATCGTTGAAAaagattaatttaaaaaatgcCCATAGAAGTATATAGAGATAAAAGTAAATCCAAAAATAATGTAGTTACTTACTTTGAGCAAGTTACCCAATTAGCAACTTTGATGGGCCTTGatattgattaaaatttatattaaatccAATTATAAAGGCTCAAGACTATTAAATCGTAGAGAATTTCACGTTATATATACAAGaaaagatacatatatatatttaggtaATTGTTATTCCTTCAATATCAACCGTTCTCTTTTCAGTTTTCATAAACACAATTGTGCCTCTACGTTCCATCCCCACAAGATCGTGAGGATAATACACATATGTGTGTCCAAAAATCATGGTGTGATAGATGGAACAACAATGTCTTTTTTTGTGTCTTGCAGTGTTTTTGAAATTGAATCATACTGAACCGATGGTCAAATGAAGTTCAACTGTAAACCAGAAATGTAACCGATTAGATTAATGGTAAAACCTAAGagaaatcaaaatcaaaccGGACAAAAACCGC contains these protein-coding regions:
- the LOC108838146 gene encoding MADS-box protein AGL71-like, coding for MVRGKIEIKRIENLTSRQVTFSKRRKGLFKKAHELSVLCDAQVAAIVFSKNGKLYDFASSNMQKMIERCEIQRNEYTGAENLQKQQYVQELKNEMVIMMDKIELLQLHSRKLMGQDLDSCSVEELNEISTKIEKSLTNVRSRKAKLNEYKIEKLKAEIAKEKEVFNEGSGLRQMFEAQSLWMQSRSMKSEKSAPSCGCGNMNISDVETDLSIGLPENRV